Below is a genomic region from Cottoperca gobio chromosome 24, fCotGob3.1, whole genome shotgun sequence.
TGATCAAACCTAAATACTTTTATTGCTGAAAGTAGGAAAAGACAACAAGATCAGGTAAGAGAAGTTAgggaagtttttgtttttgcttgcCTTTCAATGATGTCACcagcctcctttttttttacattgaaaatgtttttattttatagtttcGCTCAAACTGGAGATCCAAGATATCCCTGTATCTGCTGATTCTAATGCTCCAGTTAGATTAAAAGTCTAAATGAATGTCTGGATAAAGACGTCAGACAGATTACAAGTTAAAAGAACTAGTTTGGTGAGGAGCAACACCTTTTGACTATTCTTTGGAGAACCTGTTGGGCCAGTGCTGGGTAGGTGACGGCtgaaggaagaaggaaaaggCTTGTATGAGACACTGGGTGTGTTTGAACATGAAACTGTTTTCTGTTCGGATCTTGATTGTAGTCTGTGtccctttgttttcttttgacatttttgtttttatcaaaaatgtaaattcCATATGCTGTTAATCTaaagatttgttgttgtttgcattTTCAGGTCAGCCATCTTCACCGAGTCATCTTCACCAATGTGTGTTAGAAGAGGAAAGATAACCAGACAGAGAGTATCATCTTGACCTGTGTATCCTTCACTTGTTCTCAAGCAGAAACCATGAGGGACCGACTGAGCAACCTGCAGGAAATGTCCAGCAGCCAAGTTGAGGAGATGGAGTATGCGGAGTCCACTGTCTCCGAAAGCTTCAGCAACGTGGACTTGCAGGAGGAGTTTCCCCATGAGGCAGTGGTGTTTGACAACAGCCCTGCTCTGGAGGAGGTCTTTTCCCAATCGCAGGATATCCACAGAGAGGTCCAGCTCATCCGCATGGATATTAAAAGGCTTCGTGAGCAGAACTCTCGCATGGTCAAGGGCGTCACCACAATGAGCACTATCAAAAGGGACTCCAACGCTATCGGTGCTGATATAAAGTCTCGGGCTGAGGATGTGCTGACACGCCTGCAGAAAATGGACGGCATAGCGCACAATCTCGAAGAAGAACACGGCTCGAATTCTGCTGTCACACGTATTGCCAGAACCCAGTATGCTTGCCTCAGCAATAGTTTCCGCGATACCATGTTTGACTATAATGAGGCTGAAATGAGCCATCGGGACAACTGTAAAGCCCAGATCCAGAGGCAAATGGAGATAGTGGGACGTGAGGTGAcaggagaggaggtggaggagatgaTTGAGAAAGGTCAGTGGAACATCTTTAATGACAACGTTATGGCTGAAGGTAAAACGGCTCGATCAGCTCTGTCCCAGATTGAGAAACGTCACCAAGAGATGATTGACTTGGAGACTCGTATCAATGGCATTCATGAGATTTTCCTGGACATTGCCCTGCTGGTGGAGGAGCAGGGCCCCATGCTGACCACCATCCAAACTAACGTGCAGAAAACAGACGAATGCGTACAGGAAGCCCTCGTCAAACTCGGCAGGGCCAAACGTCACGACAAGAACAACCCctttaaaaagatgttttgcAGCTGTTTCCCATGCGTCGAATAATGAATGTACAGTAAACAGATGGCCAGAGGGATGCAAAAATATGCAATGTggtcaagaaaaaaagaagtgggacattttaagaacattttCTGTATGTTTCATTAGTACAACGTCGCAAAGTCTTTATCGACATGTCTTTAGATCTATAGATGATAAAAAAAGGTTGATAAAGTTTCAAACTATTGTGTCTAGATTTAGAGTCACAGGTAAAATAAGTAATCCATTGTTGTCTGTAATAGTTACATGAAAGGTTTGAGATGGGTATCTCAAATCTAAAAACCATCCCCCATGACTGAGGTGTGATTCAGACCTAGA
It encodes:
- the stx11b.1 gene encoding syntaxin-11b.1; this translates as MRDRLSNLQEMSSSQVEEMEYAESTVSESFSNVDLQEEFPHEAVVFDNSPALEEVFSQSQDIHREVQLIRMDIKRLREQNSRMVKGVTTMSTIKRDSNAIGADIKSRAEDVLTRLQKMDGIAHNLEEEHGSNSAVTRIARTQYACLSNSFRDTMFDYNEAEMSHRDNCKAQIQRQMEIVGREVTGEEVEEMIEKGQWNIFNDNVMAEGKTARSALSQIEKRHQEMIDLETRINGIHEIFLDIALLVEEQGPMLTTIQTNVQKTDECVQEALVKLGRAKRHDKNNPFKKMFCSCFPCVE